A window of the Tessaracoccus sp. MC1865 genome harbors these coding sequences:
- a CDS encoding aminoacyl-tRNA deacylase, which yields MTNPALEELASSGIDHTVTRHGRVRSLAEAAAARGVEPRDIIKTMVVRRGEGDHLLALVPGDRTISWPKLRALLGVSRLSMPDADAALEVTGFERGTITPFGTKTPLPVVADELVRGRTVSIGAGEHGVAATIDGDALIAHFDATVADITEPEG from the coding sequence ATGACCAATCCCGCACTCGAGGAACTAGCCTCCTCAGGCATCGACCACACCGTCACCCGGCACGGGCGGGTCCGTTCCCTGGCGGAGGCCGCCGCGGCACGCGGCGTGGAGCCGCGCGACATCATCAAGACGATGGTGGTGCGCCGCGGCGAAGGTGACCACCTCCTGGCCCTGGTCCCCGGCGACCGCACCATCTCGTGGCCCAAGCTCCGCGCGCTGCTCGGCGTGTCACGATTGTCCATGCCCGACGCGGACGCGGCTCTCGAGGTGACCGGTTTCGAGCGCGGCACGATCACGCCCTTCGGCACGAAGACGCCGCTGCCCGTGGTGGCCGATGAACTGGTGCGGGGACGCACGGTCTCCATCGGGGCCGGCGAACACGGGGTTGCGGCGACCATCGACGGCGACGCGCTCATCGCCCACTTCGACGCGACCGTTGCCGACATCACCGAGCCCGAGGGCTGA
- a CDS encoding uracil-DNA glycosylase — MRRPLPELIAPDWAEALAPVEENIAAMGEFLRAELANGFTYLPAGEHILRAFSRPLADVRVLILGQDPYPTPGHAMGLSFSVNPDVRPIPGSLRNIYRELETDLGIPQATHGDLTAWFEQGVLLLNRVLTVRPGAPASHRGKGWEEVTACAVRALAQRGGPLVAILWGRDAQSAAPMLGETPVIASAHPSPLSARTGFYGSRPFSTANRLLEDQGGEPVVWRL; from the coding sequence ATGCGTAGACCACTCCCGGAACTCATCGCGCCGGACTGGGCGGAGGCCCTCGCCCCGGTCGAGGAGAACATCGCCGCCATGGGTGAGTTCCTCCGCGCTGAGTTGGCCAACGGTTTCACCTATCTACCTGCCGGCGAGCACATCCTGCGCGCCTTCTCGCGTCCCCTGGCGGACGTCCGGGTGCTGATCCTCGGCCAGGACCCGTACCCCACGCCAGGCCACGCGATGGGGCTCTCGTTCTCGGTGAACCCGGACGTGCGGCCCATCCCGGGCAGCCTGCGCAACATCTACCGCGAACTGGAGACCGACCTGGGCATCCCCCAGGCGACGCACGGCGACCTCACCGCCTGGTTCGAGCAGGGCGTGCTCCTTCTCAACCGGGTGCTCACGGTGCGGCCGGGCGCGCCCGCCTCGCACCGGGGCAAGGGCTGGGAGGAGGTCACCGCCTGCGCGGTCCGCGCGCTCGCACAGCGCGGTGGGCCCCTCGTCGCCATCCTGTGGGGCCGCGACGCCCAGTCGGCCGCGCCGATGCTGGGAGAGACGCCCGTGATCGCCAGCGCACACCCGTCGCCCCTGTCCGCGCGCACCGGCTTCTACGGTTCCCGTCCCTTCAGCACCGCCAACCGCCTGCTGGAGGACCAGGGCGGGGAGCCCGTCGTCTGGCGGCTCTAG
- the msrA gene encoding peptide-methionine (S)-S-oxide reductase MsrA codes for MEIDVLAWLNARMSTPQMVTEDEALEGRDTPVLSPMPRHEVLGLPLDEVPAGAEVAYFALGCFWGEERMFWQVDGVLNTAAGYMGGFTPNPTYKETCTGHTGHTETVKVVFDPTKVGYDDLLTLFWENHDPTQVYRQGNDLGTQYRSAIFPVDEEQRAAAERSRAAFQERLTAEGYGPISTEITPGQAFYYAELEHQQYLHKNPGGYCPNHATGVKCGPAD; via the coding sequence ATGGAGATTGACGTTCTGGCCTGGCTCAACGCCCGCATGTCCACGCCGCAGATGGTCACGGAGGATGAAGCGCTCGAGGGCCGCGACACACCGGTCCTGAGCCCCATGCCCAGGCACGAGGTGCTCGGGCTCCCGCTCGACGAGGTGCCGGCGGGCGCCGAGGTCGCCTACTTCGCGCTGGGCTGCTTCTGGGGCGAGGAACGCATGTTCTGGCAGGTGGACGGCGTGCTGAACACCGCCGCCGGCTACATGGGCGGCTTCACGCCCAACCCCACCTACAAGGAGACCTGCACCGGTCACACCGGTCACACCGAGACGGTCAAGGTGGTCTTCGACCCCACCAAGGTGGGCTACGACGACCTGCTCACGCTGTTCTGGGAGAACCACGACCCCACGCAGGTCTACCGCCAGGGCAACGACCTGGGCACCCAGTACCGCTCAGCCATCTTCCCGGTGGACGAGGAGCAGCGCGCGGCCGCCGAGCGCAGCCGGGCCGCGTTCCAGGAGCGGCTCACGGCCGAGGGCTACGGCCCGATCTCGACCGAGATCACCCCTGGCCAGGCGTTCTACTACGCCGAACTCGAGCACCAGCAGTACCTGCACAAGAATCCGGGCGGTTACTGCCCGAACCACGCCACCGGCGTGAAGTGCGGGCCTGCGGACTGA
- a CDS encoding DNA alkylation repair protein, producing the protein MHDLDAVMVELDDLADPKILAVNQRHGDDHAVNLTKLRAVAKRLKTDHTFARKLWATGDTAARLLALLTCRPKEFSADELDTMLREARVPKVHDWLVAYVVMKGPHAEELRVKWFDDADPVVASGGWALAADRVKKNPDGLDLPGLLSLIEAQMKDAPERLQWQMNTTLAHIGIENPQLRDRAVAIGERLEVLKDYPTPPHCTSPFAPSWIAEMVRRSER; encoded by the coding sequence ATGCACGACCTCGACGCAGTGATGGTGGAACTCGACGACCTGGCAGATCCCAAGATCCTGGCGGTGAACCAGCGGCACGGCGACGACCACGCGGTGAACCTGACGAAGCTGCGCGCGGTCGCCAAGCGGCTCAAGACCGATCACACCTTCGCCCGGAAACTGTGGGCCACGGGCGACACGGCCGCCAGGTTGCTGGCGCTGTTGACGTGCCGGCCGAAGGAGTTCAGCGCCGACGAGCTTGACACCATGCTGCGCGAGGCCCGCGTCCCCAAGGTGCACGACTGGCTGGTGGCCTACGTCGTGATGAAGGGCCCGCACGCCGAGGAGCTGCGCGTGAAGTGGTTCGACGACGCGGATCCGGTGGTCGCCAGCGGCGGGTGGGCCCTCGCGGCGGACCGCGTGAAGAAGAACCCGGACGGCCTGGACCTGCCGGGCCTCCTGAGCCTCATCGAGGCTCAGATGAAGGACGCGCCGGAGCGGCTGCAGTGGCAGATGAACACCACCCTGGCCCACATAGGGATCGAGAACCCGCAGCTGCGCGACCGCGCTGTGGCCATCGGGGAGCGGCTCGAGGTGCTGAAGGACTACCCCACGCCGCCCCATTGCACCTCGCCGTTCGCGCCCAGCTGGATCGCGGAGATGGTGCGCCGCAGCGAGCGCTGA
- a CDS encoding DNA integrity scanning protein DisA nucleotide-binding domain protein, with protein MSDPVIYTRLLLDVDRGAHPAPTSWHDAPVGWQLWDGQARFRRSLEQVANDVLDAAGVDIDPRAFVVALPLNAEDDVLVEPQRGHFDRAILKQASTLATRRFNRILRENDLDDDSEAHLAALESRTRRRAVADKLDSAARATGRVHFVGVGVKILEHMVFPVLALQADPWRELPQLADDAADAFLTARSFQEAVVTMVLDVASRELDRQSPGLVVRADTEAVLRAAADSFVSAVVARTGQDHAFGAMQAFDAVAATRYEGRAGKGTLVLVPADDETVTRIITLEHPVPIGRTRGLRKILELSGPGLHLLCDGREVYGLGTVDTTERDHTFEVRISGDGSWELWDNDVPFLRVDNGIPAMPRDLLDEDEFAITVERVFPNVSARNARFLWHVAVACSQQAHGTMLVVHPEADREAARLLPQAYAITPTRLSERALEAATSIDGAVLVSPDGRCHAVGVILDGLATGTGDPARGARFSSAIRYLAGAGKGSMVIIVSEDGRIDLLPKSKRRMRRATVQRAVDRLIAASAEGEDPEAFTRADRAVENIEFYLSQEQCDAVNEARETVESREWGEARVRRQYIPIAPDPAMDDSYFVDRVTSDDSE; from the coding sequence ATGTCTGACCCCGTGATCTACACGCGGCTGCTGCTTGACGTGGACCGCGGTGCCCACCCCGCCCCCACGTCGTGGCATGATGCCCCCGTGGGTTGGCAACTATGGGACGGACAGGCTCGGTTCCGTCGTTCGCTGGAACAGGTTGCCAACGATGTGCTCGACGCCGCCGGGGTGGACATCGATCCGCGGGCGTTCGTCGTGGCACTCCCCCTCAACGCTGAGGACGACGTGCTCGTGGAGCCGCAGCGCGGCCATTTCGACCGCGCCATCCTCAAGCAGGCCAGCACACTGGCCACGCGCCGCTTCAACAGGATCCTGCGGGAGAACGACCTCGACGACGACAGCGAGGCGCACCTCGCCGCCCTCGAATCACGCACCCGTCGCCGCGCCGTGGCCGACAAACTCGACTCCGCAGCCCGGGCCACCGGGCGGGTGCACTTCGTGGGGGTCGGCGTGAAGATCCTGGAGCACATGGTGTTCCCCGTCCTCGCTCTGCAGGCAGACCCGTGGCGTGAACTGCCCCAGCTCGCGGATGACGCAGCCGATGCGTTCCTCACCGCGCGGTCCTTCCAGGAGGCCGTCGTCACCATGGTGCTGGACGTGGCTTCACGCGAACTCGACCGCCAGTCGCCCGGGCTCGTGGTGCGCGCGGACACCGAGGCGGTCCTGCGCGCCGCGGCGGATTCCTTCGTGTCCGCGGTGGTGGCACGGACCGGCCAGGACCACGCGTTCGGCGCCATGCAGGCCTTCGACGCGGTGGCCGCCACCCGCTATGAGGGCCGCGCCGGCAAGGGCACCCTCGTCCTCGTGCCGGCGGACGACGAGACGGTCACCCGCATCATCACGCTGGAGCATCCGGTACCGATCGGCCGCACCAGGGGGCTGCGCAAGATCCTCGAACTGTCCGGCCCCGGGCTGCACCTGCTCTGCGACGGCCGGGAGGTCTACGGGCTGGGCACCGTCGACACCACAGAGCGCGACCACACGTTCGAGGTGCGCATCTCCGGCGACGGTTCCTGGGAACTCTGGGACAACGACGTGCCGTTCCTCCGCGTCGACAACGGCATCCCCGCCATGCCGCGCGACCTGCTGGACGAGGACGAGTTCGCCATCACCGTCGAGCGTGTCTTCCCCAACGTCTCCGCCCGCAACGCGCGGTTCCTCTGGCACGTGGCGGTCGCCTGTTCGCAGCAGGCCCACGGCACCATGCTCGTCGTGCACCCCGAGGCGGACAGGGAGGCGGCGCGCCTCCTCCCGCAGGCCTACGCCATCACGCCCACCCGCCTGTCGGAGCGGGCGCTGGAGGCCGCCACCAGCATCGACGGCGCCGTGTTGGTGTCGCCGGATGGGCGCTGTCACGCCGTCGGTGTCATCCTCGACGGTCTCGCCACCGGCACCGGAGACCCGGCGCGCGGGGCGCGGTTCAGCTCCGCCATCCGATACCTCGCCGGTGCTGGCAAGGGATCCATGGTGATCATCGTCTCCGAGGACGGCCGCATCGACCTGCTGCCCAAATCGAAGCGGCGGATGCGCAGGGCGACGGTGCAGCGCGCGGTGGACCGGCTCATCGCCGCCTCCGCCGAAGGAGAGGATCCCGAGGCGTTCACGCGGGCCGACCGTGCCGTCGAGAACATCGAGTTCTACCTCAGCCAGGAGCAGTGCGACGCGGTGAACGAGGCGCGCGAAACGGTGGAGTCGCGCGAATGGGGCGAGGCCAGGGTGCGGCGCCAG
- a CDS encoding GNAT family N-acetyltransferase, with product MLQFRATDAADPAAARLLDAYFAERIALWAGEDTAYQPKPADFSEGALLVAERDGEAIGVGGIRPVEGEGMEVKHLYITPGARGAGLGRAFLRELERRAVSLGAQRMVLDTNADLDSANGLYRAEGYHSVEPFNDNPNATDWYAKDLLPPAAP from the coding sequence ATGCTGCAGTTCCGAGCCACCGATGCCGCAGATCCCGCCGCCGCGCGCCTGCTCGACGCGTACTTCGCCGAGCGCATCGCGCTGTGGGCCGGTGAGGACACCGCCTACCAACCCAAACCCGCCGATTTCTCCGAGGGCGCGCTGCTCGTGGCCGAACGCGACGGCGAGGCGATCGGCGTCGGGGGGATCCGCCCCGTCGAGGGTGAGGGCATGGAGGTCAAGCACCTCTACATCACCCCGGGGGCGCGGGGCGCCGGCCTGGGTCGTGCGTTCCTCCGCGAACTGGAGCGCCGGGCCGTCTCCCTGGGCGCGCAGCGCATGGTGCTGGACACCAACGCGGATCTCGACAGCGCCAACGGCCTGTACCGCGCGGAGGGATACCACTCGGTGGAGCCGTTCAACGACAACCCGAACGCCACAGACTGGTACGCCAAAGACCTGCTACCGCCGGCCGCCCCGTAA
- a CDS encoding GNAT family N-acetyltransferase, whose protein sequence is MIPLTTERLRLRAFTDDDLDFVYLLHQNPDLQRFIPTSTTPDLATAGRHLERFMMLRDHPVHGFSLVELATGPNSGTAVGIIMVKPIPPSGGGEAVDTEIGWRQVAEHTGNGYITEAADATLRAILEAGLPEVVAVTHPENHASQRVAERIGMQRVGLTDAYYDTQTLLFRTVRT, encoded by the coding sequence ATGATCCCCCTCACCACCGAACGTCTGCGCCTGCGCGCGTTCACCGACGACGACCTGGACTTCGTCTACCTCCTCCACCAGAACCCGGACCTGCAGCGCTTCATCCCGACGTCGACCACGCCGGACCTGGCCACCGCCGGGCGCCACCTCGAGCGGTTCATGATGCTGAGGGACCACCCGGTGCACGGCTTCTCCCTCGTCGAACTGGCCACGGGTCCCAACTCCGGCACCGCAGTGGGCATCATCATGGTCAAGCCCATCCCCCCGTCGGGAGGCGGCGAGGCGGTCGACACCGAGATCGGCTGGCGCCAGGTGGCCGAACACACGGGCAACGGCTACATCACGGAGGCCGCCGACGCCACCCTCCGGGCGATCCTGGAAGCGGGTCTTCCTGAGGTGGTCGCCGTCACCCACCCGGAGAACCATGCGTCGCAGCGCGTGGCCGAGCGCATCGGCATGCAGCGCGTGGGGCTCACGGACGCCTACTACGACACCCAGACCCTGCTCTTCCGCACGGTGCGCACCTAG